A genomic region of Ignavibacteria bacterium contains the following coding sequences:
- a CDS encoding M23 family metallopeptidase: protein MMKILKKIFRFDYELLLVPKDATKNLKTYRFNSVKALLLILLVLVFSNLALVLLITYTPLGKILPDSPYLSKEDYGQIVELREKVLALSREVDRVQKINERLQYIIEGKPIPIDPRDLDTNYQIERMRRDSLRILGKSRLSNNLYFIFLRFLQAFQEEQSKNSNSEKNKNEMLFFIKPAEGLVTRGFNKEISHYGIDFGMPIGSIVRASASGIVVFADYTINDGYKIILSHSKGYITVYKHLSQILKKERDFVKQGDIIGLSGNTGKLTTGPHLHFEIWKYQTPLDPQKILVDLK from the coding sequence ATGATGAAGATATTAAAGAAAATTTTTCGATTTGATTACGAGCTACTTTTAGTTCCTAAAGACGCAACAAAGAATCTGAAGACTTATAGATTTAATTCAGTTAAAGCTTTATTATTAATTCTGCTTGTTTTAGTCTTTTCGAATCTGGCTCTTGTGCTTCTTATTACTTATACACCACTTGGTAAAATTTTACCAGATTCACCTTACCTTTCGAAAGAAGATTACGGACAGATTGTAGAATTAAGAGAAAAAGTCCTGGCACTTTCTCGAGAAGTCGATCGAGTGCAAAAAATTAATGAACGACTTCAGTACATAATTGAAGGTAAGCCGATTCCAATTGATCCTCGAGACCTCGATACCAATTATCAAATTGAGAGGATGCGAAGAGACTCACTTAGAATTCTTGGCAAAAGCCGGTTATCAAATAATCTCTATTTTATTTTTTTGAGGTTTCTTCAGGCCTTTCAAGAAGAACAATCTAAAAATTCGAACTCTGAGAAGAATAAAAATGAAATGCTCTTCTTTATCAAACCAGCAGAAGGACTTGTAACAAGGGGTTTTAATAAAGAAATTTCTCATTATGGAATTGATTTTGGTATGCCAATTGGCTCGATTGTCAGAGCTTCAGCTTCGGGAATTGTCGTTTTTGCTGACTATACCATTAACGATGGATACAAAATAATTTTATCACATTCGAAAGGATACATTACTGTCTATAAACATTTAAGTCAGATTTTAAAAAAGGAAAGAGATTTTGTAAAACAGGGAGATATAATTGGTCTTTCGGGAAACACAGGAAAACTGACAACAGGACCGCATTTACATTTTGAAATTTGGAAATATCAAACACCACTCGACCCACAAAAAATATTGGTGGATTTAAAATGA
- a CDS encoding polymer-forming cytoskeletal protein, whose translation MKDKRNQIDELSLIAKHITFKGNLNGAGDLKIDGKIEGDIILEGNLFLTEDAQIKGNIQVNNFQCNGIVEGNILVKEKFTIGSKSKINGDIKTKILIIEEGAELNGKCLASKSNSESE comes from the coding sequence ATGAAAGACAAAAGAAATCAAATCGACGAATTATCATTAATTGCCAAGCATATTACATTCAAAGGCAATTTAAATGGCGCTGGAGATTTAAAGATTGATGGAAAAATTGAAGGCGATATCATTCTGGAAGGAAATTTATTTTTGACGGAGGATGCTCAAATAAAAGGTAATATACAGGTAAATAATTTCCAGTGTAATGGAATTGTTGAAGGTAATATACTGGTAAAAGAAAAATTTACAATTGGTTCTAAATCAAAAATTAATGGAGATATCAAAACAAAAATATTGATAATCGAAGAAGGTGCTGAGTTAAATGGGAAATGTTTGGCATCTAAAAGTAATTCCGAATCGGAGTAA
- a CDS encoding AtpZ/AtpI family protein: MSGKLIDNQRKILNGYKKVGPYLGLGTQLAATVILMFYLGYWLDQKFSTYPILIIIFSFLGGVAAIYNFIKSVLKLTSKDKKG; this comes from the coding sequence TTGTCAGGTAAGTTAATTGACAATCAAAGAAAAATTTTAAATGGTTACAAGAAAGTTGGACCTTATCTTGGATTAGGAACTCAATTGGCTGCAACTGTTATTCTAATGTTTTATCTCGGTTACTGGCTTGATCAAAAATTTAGTACTTATCCTATTTTAATTATAATTTTTTCGTTTTTGGGAGGAGTTGCGGCAATCTATAACTTTATTAAATCGGTTTTGAAACTCACTTCTAAGGATAAAAAAGGTTAG
- the atpB gene encoding F0F1 ATP synthase subunit A yields MFDTTQALKDTLHAKESSSSSWIIEHITDSNVLDFEPFGVIHLPSFDINLFGIHFHLAVTKHVVFLWLAGLIVAFLMIYTARSYKKSLVPKGLANLVEMIIEFIKDEIVTPTIGEKYIKTFLPFLGTIFFFILTCNLLGLLPYGATATSNISVTGSLALLSFIMIQFAGMKKNGVIGYFKGLIPHGVPVFLLPIMFVVEILGLFTKPFALMIRLFANMTAGHVVILALIGLIFILKTPIISPVSILFALFIYLLELLVALIQAYIFTMLSSLFIGMAIHQEH; encoded by the coding sequence ATGTTTGATACAACACAAGCATTAAAAGATACCTTGCATGCTAAGGAAAGCTCGAGCAGTAGCTGGATAATTGAGCATATTACGGACAGCAACGTACTTGATTTTGAGCCATTTGGTGTGATCCATCTTCCATCCTTTGATATAAATTTATTTGGAATACATTTTCATTTAGCTGTTACAAAACATGTTGTTTTTCTCTGGCTTGCTGGTTTGATAGTGGCTTTTTTAATGATTTATACTGCAAGGAGCTACAAAAAAAGTTTAGTTCCAAAAGGTCTTGCAAATCTTGTTGAAATGATAATTGAATTCATTAAAGATGAAATTGTTACTCCTACTATTGGTGAAAAATATATCAAAACATTCTTGCCATTTTTGGGAACAATTTTCTTTTTCATTTTAACTTGTAATTTGCTTGGACTTTTACCTTATGGGGCAACAGCCACTTCAAATATTTCTGTAACTGGTTCGCTTGCTTTGTTAAGTTTTATTATGATTCAATTTGCTGGTATGAAAAAAAATGGCGTGATTGGTTATTTCAAAGGTTTAATTCCTCACGGTGTACCAGTTTTCCTTTTGCCTATTATGTTCGTTGTTGAAATTTTAGGTTTATTTACAAAACCATTTGCTTTGATGATCCGTCTTTTTGCGAATATGACTGCAGGTCACGTTGTTATTTTAGCATTGATAGGTTTAATTTTTATATTGAAAACACCCATTATTTCACCTGTTTCAATTCTTTTTGCTCTGTTTATTTATTTACTTGAGTTACTCGTTGCGTTAATTCAAGCTTATATTTTTACAATGTTATCTTCACTATTTATTGGAATGGCAATTCATCAAGAACATTAA
- the atpE gene encoding ATP synthase F0 subunit C — MDPLLFAYLAAGFGAALTVIGAGFGIGKLASAAMEASSRQPEALGDIRTSMIIAAALIEGVSLFALVICILLALK; from the coding sequence ATGGACCCATTATTGTTTGCATATTTAGCAGCAGGATTTGGAGCTGCATTAACAGTTATTGGTGCTGGATTCGGTATCGGTAAACTTGCCAGTGCGGCAATGGAAGCAAGTAGCCGTCAGCCAGAAGCACTCGGTGATATAAGAACATCGATGATCATTGCTGCTGCTTTGATCGAAGGTGTTTCTCTTTTTGCATTAGTTATTTGTATTCTCTTAGCACTTAAATAA
- a CDS encoding F0F1 ATP synthase subunit B translates to MNFLLLYSGGEKGGLLDVNPGLIFWTIVTFIILLVILKKTAWQPILQALKEREDNIRSSLEKAEKARKEAEEILEQNKKNLAEAEEQVRKIINEGREYANKLRNDIISKANEEAQKMIESARLEIESKKQEALGELKEIVADLSIQAAEKILQETLDKEKHKKLVERLIQNLPKG, encoded by the coding sequence ATGAATTTTCTCCTGCTTTACAGCGGCGGTGAAAAAGGCGGTTTGCTTGATGTCAATCCAGGCTTAATCTTCTGGACGATTGTAACATTTATCATCTTGCTTGTAATTCTTAAGAAGACCGCCTGGCAGCCAATTCTCCAGGCATTAAAAGAGAGAGAAGATAATATTCGTTCCTCTCTTGAGAAAGCAGAAAAAGCTCGAAAAGAAGCTGAAGAAATTCTTGAACAGAACAAGAAAAATCTTGCCGAGGCTGAAGAGCAGGTTAGAAAAATTATTAATGAAGGCAGAGAATATGCGAATAAACTAAGAAATGATATTATCTCTAAGGCTAATGAAGAAGCTCAGAAGATGATTGAGTCAGCCAGGCTGGAAATTGAAAGCAAAAAGCAAGAAGCTCTGGGTGAATTAAAAGAAATTGTAGCTGATTTGTCAATTCAGGCAGCGGAGAAAATTCTTCAGGAGACTCTCGATAAAGAGAAACACAAGAAACTTGTCGAAAGATTAATTCAAAATCTTCCAAAAGGTTGA
- the atpH gene encoding ATP synthase F1 subunit delta, with amino-acid sequence MLNTKVTNRYAKALLDLAVSENLLDVIVKDLEFVQNNVLSLRELYLLIKSPIVKRDKKRKIFAELFKDKISETSLKFCELIINRQRSDLLLDIIKRFLQMKDEYLNIKSVLVRSAFELDEKHINELKSVLENNLGKKVNINLLIDKNLLGGFIVQIDDTLIDASLKHQLELLRKKFLFGTEKLN; translated from the coding sequence ATGCTGAACACAAAAGTCACAAATAGATACGCAAAAGCTTTGCTTGATTTAGCAGTTAGTGAAAATCTTCTTGATGTGATTGTTAAGGATCTTGAATTTGTCCAGAATAATGTATTATCTCTTCGAGAGCTTTATCTCCTGATTAAAAGCCCAATAGTTAAGCGTGATAAAAAGCGAAAAATATTTGCAGAACTTTTTAAAGATAAAATTTCAGAAACATCCCTGAAGTTTTGTGAACTTATTATTAATCGTCAACGTTCTGATTTGCTTCTGGATATCATCAAAAGATTCTTACAAATGAAAGATGAATATCTAAATATTAAGAGCGTTTTGGTAAGATCCGCATTTGAACTTGATGAGAAACACATTAACGAACTAAAATCGGTTCTTGAAAATAATCTTGGCAAAAAAGTTAATATTAATCTTTTGATTGATAAAAATCTTTTAGGCGGATTTATCGTTCAAATTGACGATACTTTGATAGATGCTTCATTAAAGCATCAGCTCGAATTACTTCGAAAGAAATTTTTATTCGGAACTGAAAAACTGAATTAG
- a CDS encoding F0F1 ATP synthase subunit alpha — protein MAEVRPDEVSAILRKELSGFESEVDVYDVGTVLEVGDGIARIYGLSKVMASELVEFPNGVFGMVLNLEEDNVGAILFGDDTLIKEGDIVKRTKRVASIPVGEELLGRVVNPLCQPLDGKGPIKSKQFLPIERKALGVIYRQPVKEPLQTGLKAIDGMIPIGRGQRELIIGDRQTGKTAIAIDTIINQKWTHTEEAKKYGVKPVYCIYVAIGQKGSSVAQVVAKLEEEGAMDYTTVILASASDPAPMQFIAPYSGATLGEYFRDNGKHALVIYDDLSKHAQAYRQVSLLLRRPPGREAYPGDIFYLHSRLLERASKLSDELGGGSLTALPIIETQAGDVSAYIPTNVISITDGQIYLEPNLFNAGVRPAINVGISVSRVGGNAQIKAMKKVAGRLRLDLAQYRELEAFAKFGSDLDQATQRQLRRGQRLVELLKQDQYKPMPVEKQVVSIFYGTAGYLDQIPVADVRRFEQEILEYIELKHNDIFLEILETKDLSDKLIARLKQIGEEFLKTFKKSS, from the coding sequence ATGGCAGAAGTTCGACCAGATGAAGTTTCAGCAATACTTAGAAAAGAACTTTCAGGTTTTGAATCTGAAGTGGATGTTTATGATGTAGGAACTGTTCTTGAGGTCGGAGATGGTATCGCCCGCATTTATGGTTTATCAAAAGTTATGGCTAGTGAACTCGTTGAGTTTCCCAATGGTGTTTTTGGAATGGTTTTAAATCTTGAAGAAGATAATGTTGGCGCAATCTTATTTGGTGATGATACCTTAATTAAAGAAGGCGATATCGTCAAAAGAACAAAAAGAGTTGCTTCGATCCCAGTTGGGGAAGAATTACTGGGACGAGTTGTTAATCCACTTTGTCAGCCGCTTGATGGCAAAGGACCAATTAAGTCTAAACAATTTTTGCCAATAGAGAGGAAGGCTCTTGGTGTGATTTATCGTCAGCCAGTGAAAGAGCCCCTTCAAACTGGTCTTAAAGCCATTGATGGAATGATACCAATTGGACGAGGCCAACGAGAATTAATTATCGGAGATCGCCAAACAGGAAAAACTGCCATTGCAATTGATACCATTATCAATCAAAAGTGGACACACACCGAAGAAGCAAAAAAATATGGTGTAAAACCAGTTTATTGTATTTATGTAGCAATCGGACAAAAAGGTTCGTCAGTTGCACAAGTAGTCGCTAAACTTGAAGAAGAAGGTGCAATGGATTATACAACAGTTATTCTTGCAAGTGCAAGTGATCCAGCACCTATGCAGTTTATCGCTCCATATTCTGGCGCAACTTTAGGTGAATACTTCAGAGACAACGGAAAACACGCTCTTGTTATTTATGATGATTTATCAAAACATGCTCAAGCTTATCGTCAGGTTTCATTATTGTTAAGAAGACCGCCAGGAAGAGAAGCTTATCCTGGAGATATCTTCTATCTTCACAGCCGTTTACTTGAAAGAGCTTCAAAGTTGAGTGATGAACTTGGTGGCGGAAGCTTAACAGCTCTTCCTATCATTGAAACACAGGCTGGTGATGTTTCAGCTTACATTCCAACAAATGTTATTTCAATTACTGATGGCCAAATTTACCTTGAACCGAACCTCTTCAATGCAGGTGTTAGACCAGCAATAAATGTCGGTATCTCTGTATCAAGAGTTGGAGGTAATGCTCAAATCAAAGCAATGAAAAAAGTTGCTGGAAGATTGAGATTGGATCTTGCTCAATATCGTGAACTTGAAGCATTTGCAAAATTTGGTTCCGATCTTGATCAGGCAACCCAAAGACAATTGAGAAGAGGTCAGAGACTTGTGGAATTATTAAAGCAGGATCAATACAAACCAATGCCTGTTGAAAAACAAGTTGTTTCCATTTTTTATGGAACAGCTGGTTATCTTGACCAGATTCCTGTTGCCGATGTCAGAAGATTTGAACAGGAAATCTTAGAATATATCGAATTGAAGCACAATGATATTTTCCTGGAAATCTTAGAAACAAAAGATCTATCAGATAAATTAATTGCAAGATTAAAACAAATCGGTGAAGAATTCTTAAAAACATTTAAGAAAAGCAGCTAA
- the atpG gene encoding ATP synthase F1 subunit gamma: MATLREIRRRIIGIKSTQQITKAMKMVAAARLRRAQEAILNFRPYANTISNLLDNFVSNINDYNNPLLHPREVNRVTVVVVTSDRGLCGSFNTNLLRYAEDFIKTELKSYLDTKNLDIVCIGKKGNDYFTKRNYPVKKGYVNFFANLNYENALGVIHFLVNEYLIGNTDKVVFIYNEFRSVISQVVKQVQILPIVVEKKEETNQEKYKPIIEFIYEPTKEKILDTLLPKYLEVQMWRIILESNASEQGARMTAMDNATENAKELLKILSLSYNRARQAAITKELLEIVAGADALKEQG, translated from the coding sequence ATGGCAACTTTAAGAGAAATTAGAAGACGAATCATTGGAATTAAAAGCACGCAGCAAATCACGAAAGCAATGAAAATGGTTGCTGCTGCAAGATTGAGACGTGCTCAGGAAGCTATTTTAAATTTCAGACCTTATGCTAATACAATTTCTAACTTGCTAGACAATTTTGTTTCTAACATTAATGATTACAATAATCCTTTACTTCATCCAAGAGAAGTAAATCGAGTTACAGTTGTAGTTGTTACAAGTGATCGTGGACTTTGTGGTTCGTTCAATACAAACTTGCTTCGTTATGCAGAAGATTTCATTAAAACAGAATTAAAGAGCTATCTTGACACAAAAAACCTTGATATTGTTTGTATTGGAAAGAAAGGGAATGATTATTTTACTAAAAGAAATTATCCTGTTAAAAAAGGTTATGTTAATTTCTTTGCCAATCTTAATTATGAAAATGCGTTGGGTGTAATTCATTTTCTTGTCAATGAATATTTAATCGGAAATACTGATAAAGTAGTTTTTATCTATAATGAATTCAGATCAGTGATTAGTCAGGTTGTGAAACAGGTTCAAATTTTGCCAATTGTGGTAGAGAAAAAAGAAGAAACGAATCAAGAAAAATATAAACCTATAATCGAGTTTATATACGAACCAACAAAAGAAAAAATTTTAGATACTCTTTTGCCAAAGTATTTAGAAGTTCAAATGTGGCGTATTATTCTTGAGTCAAACGCATCAGAGCAAGGTGCTCGAATGACTGCAATGGATAACGCCACTGAAAATGCAAAAGAATTGCTAAAAATCTTAAGCCTATCTTATAATAGAGCACGTCAGGCGGCTATAACGAAAGAACTTCTGGAAATTGTTGCCGGCGCAGATGCTCTAAAAGAACAAGGGTAA
- the ffh gene encoding signal recognition particle protein: MFEELTQKLESAFKKIRGQGKLTEKNISDALREVRRILIDADVNYKVAKEFIEKVEKKSLGKEVISSITPGQLIIKIINDELIDLLGGTTSPLVFANTPPSIYLLAGLQGSGKTTFAAKFANYLKKAGLKPLLVACDIYRPAAVEQLKQLGKQINVEVFHQDKNAVEIAKYAIEYAKENGFNAIVIDTAGRLHIDEEMMEEIAKIKDVTKPTETYFVVDSMTGQDAVNTAKAFHDKINYDGIVLTKLDGDTRGGCALSIRAVVNKPIKFVSLGEKLDSIEVFHPDRMASRILGKGDIVTLVEKAQSAFEEKEAKKLEEKLRSNKFDFEDFRDQLRIIKRLGSLSQILSMIPGLSSIQKNVQVDEKAFVKVEAIINSMTKEERRNPRILNASRKRRIAKGSGTSIQEVNRLVKQFEEMQKMIKKLNNMDFNKAFRNFNLKLN; this comes from the coding sequence ATGTTTGAAGAATTAACTCAAAAACTCGAAAGCGCTTTCAAAAAGATTCGCGGTCAGGGAAAGCTAACTGAAAAAAACATCTCTGATGCCCTACGTGAAGTACGTCGTATTTTAATAGATGCAGATGTCAACTATAAAGTTGCTAAAGAGTTTATTGAGAAAGTAGAAAAGAAATCTCTCGGAAAAGAAGTTATTTCTTCGATTACTCCAGGCCAGTTGATCATTAAAATTATCAATGATGAATTAATTGATTTACTTGGAGGAACAACTTCTCCGCTTGTTTTCGCCAACACTCCGCCATCTATTTATTTACTTGCGGGATTGCAGGGCTCAGGCAAGACAACTTTCGCTGCAAAATTTGCTAATTATCTAAAGAAAGCTGGCTTAAAACCATTGCTTGTGGCTTGCGATATTTACCGTCCAGCTGCTGTTGAGCAATTAAAACAATTGGGTAAGCAAATTAATGTTGAAGTATTTCATCAAGATAAAAACGCAGTCGAAATTGCCAAATATGCAATCGAGTATGCAAAAGAAAATGGTTTTAATGCAATCGTAATTGATACCGCTGGCCGTCTTCATATTGATGAAGAAATGATGGAAGAAATTGCAAAGATAAAAGATGTAACGAAACCAACAGAGACATATTTTGTCGTTGATTCGATGACTGGTCAGGATGCAGTAAATACTGCTAAAGCTTTTCATGACAAAATAAATTATGATGGAATTGTCCTCACCAAACTTGACGGTGATACCAGAGGTGGATGCGCTCTTTCGATTCGTGCTGTTGTGAATAAACCCATAAAATTTGTCAGCCTTGGTGAAAAATTAGATTCCATTGAAGTATTTCATCCTGACAGAATGGCATCAAGAATTCTGGGTAAAGGGGACATTGTAACTTTAGTTGAAAAAGCACAAAGCGCATTTGAAGAGAAAGAAGCAAAAAAGTTAGAAGAAAAACTTCGTTCAAACAAATTCGATTTTGAAGATTTTAGAGATCAATTAAGAATTATCAAAAGGCTTGGCTCACTTTCGCAAATTCTCTCAATGATACCTGGATTATCCTCAATACAAAAAAATGTACAGGTCGATGAAAAAGCTTTCGTAAAAGTTGAAGCAATAATAAATTCGATGACAAAAGAAGAGCGACGCAATCCAAGAATTTTGAACGCAAGTCGAAAAAGAAGAATTGCTAAAGGCAGCGGAACAAGTATACAAGAAGTAAACAGATTGGTTAAACAATTTGAAGAAATGCAGAAAATGATAAAAAAGTTAAACAATATGGATTTTAATAAAGCATTTCGTAATTTTAATTTGAAATTAAATTAA
- the rpsP gene encoding 30S ribosomal protein S16, whose translation MAVKLRLQRLGKKKQPFYRIVAADSRSPRDGKFIEVVGTYNPRTNPPEVLIKEDKAIKWLKNGAQPTDTVRSLFRKEGILLKYHLMRKKVEPEKIEEALQQFKARQEEKLKKLAEQPKAKKKKKGASEVKGAASEG comes from the coding sequence TTGGCAGTAAAGTTAAGATTGCAAAGATTAGGTAAAAAGAAACAACCATTCTATCGAATAGTTGCAGCTGATTCCCGTTCACCAAGGGATGGAAAGTTTATTGAGGTTGTTGGAACATACAATCCTCGAACCAACCCACCCGAAGTGCTTATCAAAGAAGATAAAGCAATAAAGTGGTTAAAAAACGGTGCACAGCCAACTGATACTGTAAGAAGTCTTTTTAGAAAAGAAGGTATTTTGCTTAAATATCATCTAATGAGAAAAAAAGTTGAACCAGAAAAAATTGAAGAAGCTTTACAACAATTCAAAGCAAGACAGGAAGAAAAGCTTAAAAAGTTAGCAGAACAACCAAAAGCTAAAAAGAAAAAGAAAGGTGCATCAGAAGTAAAAGGTGCAGCTTCTGAGGGATAA
- a CDS encoding KH domain-containing protein produces MKEFVEMMAKYLVDKPDGVQVEEKEVTENKIVLTLKVAKEDIGKVIGKQGKTAQAMRVLLTAVAAKDGKRAILEIADK; encoded by the coding sequence ATGAAAGAATTCGTCGAAATGATGGCGAAATACCTCGTTGATAAGCCGGATGGGGTACAGGTCGAGGAAAAAGAAGTTACTGAAAATAAGATTGTCTTGACCCTTAAAGTTGCAAAAGAAGATATCGGTAAAGTTATTGGAAAGCAGGGCAAGACGGCTCAGGCAATGAGGGTACTTCTTACAGCAGTTGCTGCTAAAGATGGTAAAAGAGCCATCTTGGAAATTGCTGATAAGTAG
- the rimM gene encoding 16S rRNA processing protein RimM, translating to MILIGKIVGPHGIKGTVKVKPFTDFLERFEKGNLVKIEIDNSLFEFLIEESFPHKNFICIKLKGIDSIDSALRLKEKNIVIAEDELRKLDEDEYYIHDLIGLLVIDENGIEIGKIVDVISLASNDIYEIELRDKRKVFYPAVKDYIDEINIEKKFIRIKNYEGFFDTNDAI from the coding sequence ATGATTTTAATCGGAAAAATTGTTGGTCCTCATGGTATTAAGGGGACTGTTAAAGTAAAACCTTTTACTGATTTTCTGGAAAGGTTTGAAAAAGGTAATCTTGTAAAAATTGAAATTGATAATTCGCTCTTTGAATTTTTGATTGAAGAATCTTTTCCGCATAAAAATTTTATTTGCATAAAATTAAAAGGAATTGACAGTATTGACTCTGCATTGAGGCTGAAAGAAAAAAATATTGTCATTGCTGAAGATGAATTACGAAAGCTGGATGAAGATGAATATTATATCCATGATTTGATTGGGCTTTTAGTGATTGATGAAAACGGAATTGAAATTGGTAAAATTGTGGATGTAATTTCTCTTGCTTCAAATGATATTTATGAAATAGAATTAAGAGATAAAAGGAAAGTTTTTTATCCAGCTGTTAAAGATTACATTGATGAAATTAACATCGAAAAAAAATTTATAAGAATTAAAAACTACGAAGGATTTTTTGATACAAATGATGCGATTTGA
- the trmD gene encoding tRNA (guanosine(37)-N1)-methyltransferase TrmD, with protein sequence MRFDLISAVPEILESPINYSIIKRAREKGIVEIHLHNLHDYGIGRYRQIDDKPYGGGSGMVLMPEPIYKCVKKLQAERNYDEIIVTSAKGEIFTQKEAKRLSLLKNVIIICGHYKGIDQRVIDLFNAKEISIGKFVLSGGELPALVIVDAVVRLLPGALGDSESALTDSFIDDDYVEPPIYTRPQDFLGLKVPEVLVSGDHNKIREWKEKYSTKID encoded by the coding sequence ATGCGATTTGATTTAATTTCTGCAGTGCCTGAGATTTTGGAAAGCCCTATCAATTATAGTATTATAAAAAGAGCAAGAGAGAAAGGGATAGTTGAAATTCATCTTCATAACTTGCATGATTATGGTATAGGAAGATATCGACAGATTGATGATAAACCTTATGGCGGTGGAAGTGGAATGGTTTTAATGCCGGAACCAATTTATAAATGCGTAAAAAAACTGCAAGCTGAAAGAAATTACGATGAGATTATTGTGACTTCAGCTAAAGGCGAAATTTTTACGCAGAAAGAAGCAAAGAGATTGTCTTTACTGAAAAATGTAATTATCATTTGCGGACATTATAAAGGGATTGATCAGAGAGTAATAGATTTATTTAATGCGAAAGAGATTTCGATCGGAAAATTTGTCTTGAGTGGTGGCGAACTTCCTGCACTGGTGATTGTCGATGCGGTTGTAAGACTTTTACCAGGTGCATTAGGTGACAGCGAATCAGCTTTGACTGATTCTTTCATTGATGATGATTATGTTGAGCCGCCGATTTATACAAGACCGCAAGATTTTTTGGGTTTGAAAGTTCCTGAAGTTTTAGTTTCAGGAGATCATAATAAAATTAGAGAGTGGAAAGAAAAATATTCAACAAAGATTGATTAA
- the rplS gene encoding 50S ribosomal protein L19 codes for MNKLDKVKQMQLRTDLPKFKPGDRINVHFRVIEGDKERIQQFEGDVISIRGSGIDQTFTVRKISSGVGVERIFPMHSPRIAKIEIVREGKVRRAKLYYLRKLSGKAAKIKSK; via the coding sequence ATGAACAAATTAGATAAAGTTAAACAGATGCAGCTTCGGACTGATCTTCCTAAATTCAAACCTGGAGATAGAATTAATGTTCACTTCAGAGTGATCGAAGGAGATAAAGAAAGAATTCAGCAATTTGAAGGAGATGTAATTTCAATTCGTGGAAGTGGAATTGATCAAACTTTCACAGTAAGAAAAATTTCAAGCGGTGTTGGAGTGGAAAGAATTTTTCCAATGCACTCACCAAGAATTGCAAAAATAGAAATTGTCAGAGAAGGAAAAGTTAGAAGAGCAAAACTTTATTACTTAAGAAAACTTTCTGGAAAAGCTGCAAAGATAAAATCAAAGTAA